The Salvelinus namaycush isolate Seneca chromosome 16, SaNama_1.0, whole genome shotgun sequence genome has a segment encoding these proteins:
- the LOC120060874 gene encoding transmembrane protein 204-like, with the protein MAVQRLVAVAVMVALLSLVLNNVAAFTPSWVLQALEDGRKRNVGLWRMCPVMTGGERDRDEPGAGGGGRRGQGTQMPCEGLGWGSEYTGYQESRSTVKLQFDMMRACNLMATVALTAGQLIFLLGLMELPFVTQDSQWWEEAIAALFQLASFVLVIGLVTFYRIGPYTHLSYSCYVDIAACLLATLAAAMLIWNILHRRDDCLTPRVIVISRSLASNFHPRLDNDYVESPC; encoded by the exons ATGGCCGTGCAGCGGCTGGTGGCGGTGGCGGTGATGGTGGCCCTGCTGTCCCTGGTACTCAACAACGTGGCAGCTTTCACCCCCAGCTGGGTGCTGCAGGCCCTGGAGGATGGACGCAAGCGCAACGTGGGGCTGTGGAGGATGTGCCCTGTCAtgactggaggagagagggaccgGGATGAACCTGGGGCTGGGGGGGGCGGGAGGAGAGGTCAGGGGACTCAGATGCCGTGTGAGGGTCTGGGCTGGGGCTCGGAATACACAGGCTACCAGGAGTCCCGTAGCACCGTCAAat TGCAGTTTGACATGATGCGAGCGTGTAACCTGATGGCCACAGTGGCGCTGACGGCCGGTCAGCTGATCTTCCTGCTGGGCCTGATGGAGCTGCCCTTTGTCACCCAGGACTCCCAGTGGTGGGAGGAGGCCATCGCCGCACTCTTCCAGTTGGCCA gtTTTGTGCTGGTAATCGGCTTGGTGACGTTCTACCGGATCGGCCCGTACACGCACCTGTCCTACTCGTGCTACGTGGACATCGCCGCCTGCCTATTGGCCACTCTGGCCGCCGCCATGCTCATCTGGAACATCCTGCATCGCCGCGACGACTGCCTCACGCCCCGTGTCATTGTTATCAGCCGCTCGCTGGCGTCGAACTTCCACCCACGCCTCGACAACGACTATGTGGAGTCGCCCTGCTGA